A genome region from Candidatus Binatia bacterium includes the following:
- a CDS encoding tetratricopeptide repeat protein — protein MSTNWMDNGSDVLYRQALAARRLLDEGRISEAILELENLSAAGEQFSQVTLGWIHDIGKGVAVDTLKAERLYSAAAETGYRVGQYYLGSLLVREHRDAEAVGWFNRAFDQGYAPAGYRLGWMYSQGRGVCRDECIAERYMKMAAEGGHLFAQRWIARRDLSGRNGVLAFARALLFFASVPVLAVRFVSDDSKDPNLAPM, from the coding sequence TTGAGCACCAACTGGATGGATAACGGTTCCGATGTTCTCTACAGGCAGGCGCTTGCCGCACGGCGTCTCCTTGACGAGGGCCGTATTTCCGAAGCGATTCTCGAACTGGAGAACCTCAGCGCCGCCGGTGAGCAGTTTTCTCAGGTGACCCTGGGGTGGATTCACGACATCGGAAAGGGAGTCGCCGTCGATACGCTGAAGGCGGAACGGCTGTACTCCGCTGCGGCGGAGACGGGGTACAGAGTTGGTCAGTACTACTTGGGAAGCCTTTTGGTGCGAGAACACCGAGATGCGGAAGCTGTGGGCTGGTTTAACCGCGCTTTTGATCAGGGATACGCGCCGGCGGGCTATCGGCTCGGCTGGATGTACAGCCAGGGCCGTGGAGTTTGTCGCGATGAATGTATCGCGGAGCGTTACATGAAGATGGCAGCTGAAGGCGGTCACCTATTCGCGCAACGATGGATAGCCCGGCGCGACCTCAGTGGTCGAAACGGCGTCCTCGCCTTTGCGCGTGCACTCCTGTTCTTTGCCTCCGTTCCTGTGCTGGCCGTCAGGTTCGTTAGCGATGATTCGAAGGATCCCAACCTTGCGCCCATGTAG
- a CDS encoding pentapeptide repeat-containing protein, translating into MFWLQSIQSQTRLLRQGPHRIVGALVGAFLLTAASQSAAGIAPTSTCSAGKAKATADALRCVVKRNNGSMQYGTTLDLSTCESKLISTFQLAESVGPCSLVGDASAAWAAVVSSEDAILSLLGAATATTADQVKCVIGRNGIAARVVGCDNKIARGLVLHDSIKPKTNWFGCYEKFAPSFDAALDGSSCPGSNEVWLSINEVARTIAMYLRGADLSGQDLSTTNLLPGADLTGADLHGSSLWLSDVSAAVFAGANLEGTYCPYADFQNADLHDADVVGADFRQAKVTGANLSGIDLAAVTNVTALQTGIVSGCPATLPTSWACGGNALTGPGVNLSDLDLDGSDLHGRVLTDAQVLQTTFQGADLSNADLTDLFFYYSDLTGANLTGATFTGVYFDFAILTGAHLSGAIDAGFQGVDLSSFDLSAVDLSGAILSQQDNGLGVMACPIGLPADWTCRGGNLYGPRVDLYDGDLSGADLHNLHLSQAGLARTIMTGADLSGTDLSSAFLEDAVMTGANLTSVDLQSATLTGTVLDSVQWNNTTCPDGTNSTVDGGSCCGHLAGQLPASCSP; encoded by the coding sequence GTGTTCTGGCTCCAGTCGATTCAGTCACAAACCCGTCTTCTTCGTCAGGGCCCGCATAGGATCGTTGGCGCGCTTGTTGGTGCGTTTCTCTTGACCGCCGCATCCCAGTCGGCGGCCGGCATCGCCCCGACCAGCACCTGCAGCGCCGGGAAGGCGAAGGCGACAGCCGACGCGCTCCGATGCGTGGTGAAACGAAACAATGGCTCGATGCAGTATGGAACCACGTTGGATCTGAGCACTTGCGAGTCCAAGCTCATTTCTACCTTTCAATTGGCGGAGTCGGTTGGGCCGTGTTCGCTCGTAGGTGATGCGTCGGCGGCTTGGGCCGCGGTCGTTTCAAGCGAGGACGCGATCCTGAGTCTTTTGGGCGCAGCGACGGCGACGACGGCGGATCAAGTTAAGTGTGTGATCGGCCGCAACGGGATTGCTGCGCGTGTAGTCGGCTGTGACAACAAAATTGCACGCGGGCTTGTTCTGCACGACAGCATCAAACCAAAGACGAACTGGTTCGGCTGTTATGAGAAGTTCGCGCCGAGCTTTGATGCCGCATTGGACGGATCCTCCTGTCCGGGATCGAACGAGGTATGGCTCTCCATAAACGAAGTCGCCCGGACAATTGCAATGTACCTGAGGGGCGCAGATCTGAGCGGACAGGATCTGAGTACGACAAATCTTCTTCCGGGCGCCGATCTGACAGGGGCCGATCTTCACGGTTCTTCGCTTTGGCTATCAGACGTCTCGGCTGCCGTTTTCGCCGGCGCAAATCTGGAGGGAACGTACTGCCCCTACGCGGACTTTCAAAACGCAGATCTCCACGATGCCGACGTCGTGGGCGCGGATTTTCGCCAGGCAAAGGTTACTGGGGCGAATCTCAGCGGCATCGATCTCGCGGCCGTGACGAATGTCACTGCCCTTCAGACTGGCATCGTGTCGGGGTGTCCGGCTACTCTCCCCACCTCGTGGGCGTGCGGTGGCAATGCCCTCACTGGACCTGGCGTCAATCTTTCCGACCTTGATCTCGACGGCAGCGACCTGCACGGCAGAGTGCTGACAGATGCGCAAGTCTTGCAGACAACGTTTCAGGGAGCGGATCTATCGAACGCTGACCTCACCGACCTATTCTTCTATTACTCTGACCTGACTGGCGCGAATCTCACCGGCGCGACTTTTACCGGTGTCTACTTTGATTTCGCAATTCTGACTGGAGCACATCTTAGCGGAGCGATAGACGCCGGATTTCAGGGTGTTGACCTGAGCAGCTTTGATCTGAGCGCCGTTGATCTAAGTGGTGCGATCCTTTCTCAACAGGACAATGGACTCGGAGTGATGGCGTGTCCGATCGGCCTGCCCGCCGACTGGACCTGCCGCGGTGGAAACCTGTACGGACCCAGGGTGGACTTATACGACGGGGACCTTTCTGGAGCGGACCTGCACAACCTGCATCTAAGTCAGGCCGGACTAGCACGAACGATTATGACTGGCGCCGACCTGTCCGGTACAGACCTTTCATCCGCGTTTCTTGAGGATGCTGTGATGACAGGCGCCAATCTCACTAGTGTGGATCTTCAATCCGCGACCCTGACCGGGACCGTTCTCGATTCAGTGCAGTGGAACAATACTACCTGCCCCGATGGGACCAATAGCACCGTTGATGGTGGCTCATGTTGCGGACACCTCGCGGGACAGCTGCCGGCAAGCTGCAGCCCGTGA
- a CDS encoding lectin-like protein: MTTGANIRSNRRPRPFANVASKTAWSLALLIGWILAHYGDASCTRVSPKPRSMFDERGVQDGCSAGEDKSMSKIGLALGLMMVVLATAGRANATDISARGISIREGGKLTHRQVRVSSRDAAILLPNGVTPSAAIHVYSANDDFCFKMQAGTGWTNDGSSWAYADEGTGNVASVTNGKLVMNLKSGVAYSLNDAPQAEVNVQVQFGDGQRYCLHCNGIEIIQNDARRYSGKYCSSSVCDAEPESCDPLVEYDWREWPVSEGGNGHFYAVTAPYGTWYESRDKAIAAGGHLVTINDAAENDWLRQQYGTPGQFGQGLWTGFNDLGTEGHWEWVGGDGGWWENGNPASTSYANWYQGTPEPNGGLGENAMIINYSDYSGDNRHGTWTDADENRTDFKGGIIELDGPP; encoded by the coding sequence GTGACCACGGGCGCCAACATACGCTCCAACCGCAGGCCAAGGCCGTTCGCTAACGTCGCAAGCAAGACCGCCTGGTCGCTCGCGCTTTTGATCGGCTGGATTTTGGCACACTACGGGGACGCCTCATGCACAAGGGTATCACCCAAGCCGCGTTCGATGTTTGATGAACGCGGGGTGCAAGATGGCTGCTCTGCCGGGGAGGACAAATCGATGTCGAAAATTGGACTGGCATTAGGTTTGATGATGGTCGTTCTCGCGACCGCGGGACGGGCGAATGCCACCGACATCTCTGCGAGAGGGATTTCGATCAGAGAGGGCGGCAAACTCACCCATCGGCAGGTCCGCGTTTCGTCGCGCGACGCGGCTATCCTGTTGCCGAATGGCGTCACCCCCTCAGCGGCAATCCACGTCTATAGCGCGAACGATGATTTCTGCTTCAAGATGCAGGCCGGCACAGGCTGGACGAACGATGGCTCAAGCTGGGCGTACGCGGACGAGGGAACGGGAAACGTCGCCTCCGTAACGAACGGGAAGCTCGTCATGAATCTCAAGTCGGGCGTCGCGTACTCGCTCAACGACGCGCCTCAAGCCGAAGTAAACGTGCAGGTCCAATTCGGCGACGGTCAACGGTACTGCCTGCACTGCAACGGAATCGAGATCATCCAGAACGACGCAAGGCGGTACAGTGGCAAGTATTGCTCGTCTTCTGTTTGCGATGCGGAGCCCGAAAGTTGCGACCCTCTCGTAGAATACGATTGGAGGGAATGGCCCGTGAGCGAAGGCGGCAATGGGCATTTCTATGCCGTGACCGCACCGTACGGCACCTGGTACGAGTCTCGGGATAAAGCGATTGCTGCCGGCGGACACCTCGTGACGATCAACGATGCCGCAGAGAACGACTGGCTGCGTCAACAGTACGGGACGCCAGGGCAGTTCGGCCAGGGTCTCTGGACAGGCTTCAACGACCTCGGAACCGAAGGTCACTGGGAATGGGTTGGAGGCGACGGTGGCTGGTGGGAGAACGGTAACCCGGCGAGCACGAGCTATGCGAACTGGTATCAGGGCACGCCCGAGCCCAATGGGGGTCTCGGCGAAAACGCCATGATCATTAACTACTCCGACTACAGCGGCGACAACCGCCACGGAACGTGGACCGACGCTGATGAGAACCGCACGGACTTCAAGGGTGGGATTATCGAACTTGACGGCCCGCCTTAG